In the genome of Amaranthus tricolor cultivar Red isolate AtriRed21 chromosome 15, ASM2621246v1, whole genome shotgun sequence, one region contains:
- the LOC130801332 gene encoding uncharacterized protein LOC130801332 isoform X2, which produces MPVAKLIEVEPPSPIRYLIGATVLMIGVVLPMGYMMFRNKRVPSSSSFSKQT; this is translated from the exons ATGCCT GTAGCGAAATTGATAGAAGTAGAACCACCAAGCCCAATTAGGTACTTGATCGGAGCAACAGTGTTGATGATCGGCGTTGTATTGCCTATGGGTTACATGATGTTTCGCAACAAACGGgttccttcttcctcttctttctcTAAACAAACGTAG
- the LOC130801332 gene encoding uncharacterized protein LOC130801332 isoform X1 has protein sequence MPVAKLIEVEPPSPIRYLIGATVLMIGVVLPMGYMMFRNKRVPSSSSFSKQTNKGLI, from the exons ATGCCT GTAGCGAAATTGATAGAAGTAGAACCACCAAGCCCAATTAGGTACTTGATCGGAGCAACAGTGTTGATGATCGGCGTTGTATTGCCTATGGGTTACATGATGTTTCGCAACAAACGGgttccttcttcctcttctttctcTAAACAAAC GAACAAGGGCTTAATATAG
- the LOC130801627 gene encoding VAN3-binding protein isoform X1 codes for MENNGEYVSWKNKLGTLGEVESMEEELKEAKSLPLIIQPQTPKEPMEFLSRSWSVSAEEISKALANKHKHFLLDKHHADNPTFFSQPSFTSPPHLQVDKTKNNVSNRRIGGIGKWFHHHKDSKSKQNSFRKKDRERAENAHMHAALSIAGLATALAAVAASETCSSASKMGRAIASATELLASHCIEISEQAGADHERVASVVRSAVDIKSPGDLMTLTAAAATALRAESALRARLPKDAKRNAAISPYDKGLGDVNSLDPYHSEPEEQKFPCVGELMQHTRKGGLRWKQVTIYINKKSQVILKLKSKHVGGAFSKKDKCLIYGVCDQTNSWPFRKERDNVDAYFGLKTAQGFLEFKCKSKVHKQQWVDGIQNMLDKVGYIEEVEHSLQHLNVK; via the exons atggagaATAATGGTGAATATGTAAGTTGGAAGAACAAGTTGGGTACATTAGGAGAAGTAGAAAGTATGGAAGAAGAGTTAAAAGAAGCAAAATCATTaccattaataattcaaccaCAAACACCAAAAGAGCCAATGGAATTTTTATCAAGATCATGGAGTGTTTCAGCAGAAGAAATCTCAAAAGCTCTTGCAAATAAGCATAAGCATTTCCTTCTTGACAAGCATCATGCTGACAACCCCACTTTCTTTTCACAACCATCTTTCACTTCCCCTCCTCATCTT CAGGTGGATAAAACTAAGAACAATGTTTCCAATCGTCGAATCGGGGGAATCGGGAAATGGTTTCATCATCACAAAGACTCAAAATCAAAGCAAAATTCATTCAGGAAAAAGGATAGGGAAagagcagaaaatgcacatatgCATGCTGCTCTGTCAATTGCAGGTCTTGCAACAGCACTTGCTGCTGTTGCTGCTTCCGAAACTTGCTCCTCGGCTTCCAAAATGGGCCGCGCAATTGCATCAGCCACTGAGCTCTTAGCCTCGCATTGTATCGAGATTTCTGAGCAAGCGGGAGCTGATCATGAACGGGTTGCCTCTGTTGTTCGATCAGCTGTAGATATTAAGAGCCCTGGTGATCTAATGACTCTAACTGCAGCTGCTGCAACTG CATTGAGAGCAGAATCAGCACTAAGGGCAAGATTGCCAAAAGATGCAAAGCGAAACGCAGCTATTAGTCCTTATGATAAAGGTCTAGGAGATGTTAATAGCCTTGATCCTTACCACAGTGAACCTGAAGAGCAAAAATTCCCTTGTGTTGGTGAACTAATGCAACACACAAGAAAAg GTGGTTTACGATGGAAGCAAGTCACAATCTACATCAACAAAAAATCACAG GTCATACTTAAACTAAAAAGCAAACATGTAGGAGGTGCATTTTCGAAGAAGGATAAAT GTCTAATTTACGGAGTTTGTGATCAGACAAATTCATGGCCGTTTAGAAAAGAAAGAGATAATGTAGATGCGTATTTTGGACTTAAAACAGCACAAGGGTTTTTAGAGTTCAAGTGCAAGAGCAAGGTTCATAAGCAGCAATGGGTTGATGGGATTCAAAATATGTTAGACAAAGTAGGTTATATTGAAGAAGTTGAACACTCGTTACAACACCTTAATGTCAAATGA
- the LOC130801627 gene encoding VAN3-binding protein isoform X2, with amino-acid sequence MENNGEYVSWKNKLGTLGEVESMEEELKEAKSLPLIIQPQTPKEPMEFLSRSWSVSAEEISKALANKHKHFLLDKHHADNPTFFSQPSFTSPPHLVDKTKNNVSNRRIGGIGKWFHHHKDSKSKQNSFRKKDRERAENAHMHAALSIAGLATALAAVAASETCSSASKMGRAIASATELLASHCIEISEQAGADHERVASVVRSAVDIKSPGDLMTLTAAAATALRAESALRARLPKDAKRNAAISPYDKGLGDVNSLDPYHSEPEEQKFPCVGELMQHTRKGGLRWKQVTIYINKKSQVILKLKSKHVGGAFSKKDKCLIYGVCDQTNSWPFRKERDNVDAYFGLKTAQGFLEFKCKSKVHKQQWVDGIQNMLDKVGYIEEVEHSLQHLNVK; translated from the exons atggagaATAATGGTGAATATGTAAGTTGGAAGAACAAGTTGGGTACATTAGGAGAAGTAGAAAGTATGGAAGAAGAGTTAAAAGAAGCAAAATCATTaccattaataattcaaccaCAAACACCAAAAGAGCCAATGGAATTTTTATCAAGATCATGGAGTGTTTCAGCAGAAGAAATCTCAAAAGCTCTTGCAAATAAGCATAAGCATTTCCTTCTTGACAAGCATCATGCTGACAACCCCACTTTCTTTTCACAACCATCTTTCACTTCCCCTCCTCATCTT GTGGATAAAACTAAGAACAATGTTTCCAATCGTCGAATCGGGGGAATCGGGAAATGGTTTCATCATCACAAAGACTCAAAATCAAAGCAAAATTCATTCAGGAAAAAGGATAGGGAAagagcagaaaatgcacatatgCATGCTGCTCTGTCAATTGCAGGTCTTGCAACAGCACTTGCTGCTGTTGCTGCTTCCGAAACTTGCTCCTCGGCTTCCAAAATGGGCCGCGCAATTGCATCAGCCACTGAGCTCTTAGCCTCGCATTGTATCGAGATTTCTGAGCAAGCGGGAGCTGATCATGAACGGGTTGCCTCTGTTGTTCGATCAGCTGTAGATATTAAGAGCCCTGGTGATCTAATGACTCTAACTGCAGCTGCTGCAACTG CATTGAGAGCAGAATCAGCACTAAGGGCAAGATTGCCAAAAGATGCAAAGCGAAACGCAGCTATTAGTCCTTATGATAAAGGTCTAGGAGATGTTAATAGCCTTGATCCTTACCACAGTGAACCTGAAGAGCAAAAATTCCCTTGTGTTGGTGAACTAATGCAACACACAAGAAAAg GTGGTTTACGATGGAAGCAAGTCACAATCTACATCAACAAAAAATCACAG GTCATACTTAAACTAAAAAGCAAACATGTAGGAGGTGCATTTTCGAAGAAGGATAAAT GTCTAATTTACGGAGTTTGTGATCAGACAAATTCATGGCCGTTTAGAAAAGAAAGAGATAATGTAGATGCGTATTTTGGACTTAAAACAGCACAAGGGTTTTTAGAGTTCAAGTGCAAGAGCAAGGTTCATAAGCAGCAATGGGTTGATGGGATTCAAAATATGTTAGACAAAGTAGGTTATATTGAAGAAGTTGAACACTCGTTACAACACCTTAATGTCAAATGA
- the LOC130800933 gene encoding protein FAR1-RELATED SEQUENCE 2-like: MAHIQHVPGCFVLVTDTYISGSFKPSNHVLGGTHWDDDDDDETPMIITPSVIVTDRDEGLSAAIRDVFPDVRHLLCIWHIGNDVENMVDKLCGGKKNQQGQVFRKSGWNPLVESSTIEEYEDKWQVIVSTWSVRNKKVVRYLTGTWIPLREKFVRAWTNDCLHLGNRTTSRVESQHSSFKYYLGSGNSSFDTLFKRAHAQITNQQATIRQAL; the protein is encoded by the exons ATGGCCCACATTCAGCACGTTCCTGGCTGCTTTGTGCTTGTAACAGATACATACATTTCTGGTTCTTTTAAG CCCTCAAACCACGTCTTGGGCGGGACTcattgggatgatgatgatgatgatgaaacacCCATGATAATT actcctagcgtcattgtaaccgatcgagacgaaggtttatctgcagctattcgtgacgtcttcccag atgtgcggcatttgttatgcatctggcatattggcaacgacgttgagaacatggtggacaagttgtgtggcggcaagaaaaatcaacaagggcaggtattcaggaaaagtggatggaaccccttggttgaaagttctacgatCGAGGAATATGAAGATAAATGGCAAGTgatcgtcagtacgtggtcggttaggaacaaaaaggtcgttcggtatttgactggaacatggattccactgagagagaaatttgtccgtgcgtggacgaatgattgtttacacttgggtaaccggactaccagcagagttgaaagccaacactcgtcttttaagtattaccttggtagcggtaatagctcattcgatacccttttcaaaagggcgcacgcacagattacaaatcagcaagctacaatccgacaagcgctatAG